In the genome of Blastopirellula marina, one region contains:
- a CDS encoding DUF1501 domain-containing protein translates to MNSTSNGTRLPLGTHMLNRRNFLGHTVSGLGSIALSMILAQERLLAENARSVGGKQPIRPDIDPGQPFAPRSSHLPAAAKNVLVIFCSGACSHVDTFDYKPELIKRHGQAMPGADKLVTFQGQQGNLTKSPWKFRPYGECGKMISDLVPQLGELADDICFIHSIKGKTNTHGPGENYMSTGFTLDGYPSMGAWATYALGSANENLPAYVAIPDPRGTPQASVNNWGPGFLPAAFQGTDFNANKPIRNLSMPEGIDPRKDAATRDFLNELNARHLEKFPGDSELAARISSYELAARMQMTVPEVSDLSTESSETLKMYGADDAQNTLKASYARNCILARRLIEQGVRFVQLFNGAYQTGGEGVSNWDGHKAIESQYSVHGPVLDQPTAALIKDLKQRGLLEDTLVVWCTEFGRMPTFQKGASGRDHNPEGFTCWLAGAGVKAPFTYGATDEFGYKAAENIADVHDFHATILHLLGLDHERLTFYHNGIERRLTDVHGHVIKDILA, encoded by the coding sequence ATGAATAGTACAAGTAATGGAACTCGTTTGCCACTGGGAACGCATATGCTCAATCGACGTAACTTTCTAGGGCATACGGTATCGGGATTGGGTAGCATCGCCTTGTCGATGATACTGGCTCAGGAAAGACTACTGGCAGAGAACGCCCGCTCGGTTGGTGGCAAGCAGCCTATTCGTCCCGACATCGATCCGGGGCAGCCGTTCGCTCCGCGCAGTTCCCACTTACCGGCCGCCGCCAAGAATGTGCTTGTCATCTTCTGCTCTGGTGCCTGTAGTCATGTCGACACGTTCGATTACAAGCCTGAATTGATCAAGCGGCATGGGCAAGCAATGCCAGGGGCAGATAAGCTGGTGACCTTTCAGGGACAACAAGGAAATCTGACCAAAAGCCCGTGGAAGTTTCGCCCATACGGTGAGTGCGGCAAGATGATCTCCGATCTTGTGCCACAACTTGGAGAACTGGCCGACGACATCTGCTTTATTCATTCGATCAAAGGAAAGACAAACACCCACGGCCCAGGCGAGAACTATATGTCAACCGGGTTCACGTTGGACGGGTATCCCAGTATGGGTGCATGGGCGACTTATGCACTGGGAAGTGCCAATGAAAATCTTCCGGCATACGTGGCCATTCCAGACCCACGAGGAACACCCCAAGCATCGGTCAACAATTGGGGACCGGGCTTCTTGCCGGCAGCTTTCCAAGGTACAGACTTCAATGCGAATAAGCCTATTCGAAACTTGTCGATGCCTGAGGGAATCGACCCTCGCAAAGATGCCGCCACGCGTGACTTTCTAAACGAGCTGAATGCTCGACATCTCGAAAAGTTTCCCGGTGACAGCGAACTGGCTGCGCGGATTTCAAGCTACGAACTGGCCGCGCGCATGCAAATGACGGTGCCGGAGGTGAGCGACCTTTCTACCGAATCGTCGGAAACCTTGAAAATGTACGGCGCGGATGACGCGCAAAACACCTTGAAGGCCTCCTATGCCCGGAACTGCATTTTGGCTCGACGTCTCATCGAACAAGGCGTGCGGTTTGTACAATTGTTCAACGGAGCCTACCAAACCGGAGGCGAAGGGGTTAGCAATTGGGACGGCCACAAGGCGATTGAATCGCAATACAGCGTCCATGGGCCCGTGCTTGATCAGCCAACCGCTGCCCTTATTAAAGACCTAAAGCAGCGGGGGCTTTTGGAAGATACGCTCGTGGTCTGGTGTACCGAGTTCGGTCGCATGCCAACCTTTCAAAAGGGAGCCAGTGGCCGTGACCATAATCCCGAAGGTTTCACTTGCTGGTTGGCAGGTGCCGGTGTAAAAGCACCGTTCACGTATGGGGCGACCGATGAATTCGGATACAAGGCCGCTGAGAATATCGCTGACGTGCATGATTTCCACGCAACAATACTTCATCTTCTGGGACTCGATCATGAAAGACTGACGTTCTATCACAATGGAATCGAACGTCGCTTGACTGATGTGCATGGGCATGTCATCAAGGATATCCTGGCATAG
- a CDS encoding DUF1553 domain-containing protein has product MSRICLTILALVVLPMTISADDLPPPLERQVNFEADVLPLLEAKCHDCHGESAQEGKIRLDRKASLIRGGDSGEPGIVVGSSDKSHLIQLVAGLEKGLRMPPDEADALTDEEVGVLRAWVDQGAKWPGPHGELEAEKRTTDHWAFQPVGPVEVPSMEGDWGNNPIDQFVLKRLKKEGLSATDPADRRTLIRRLSLDLLGLPPSREEVDTYVRDDSFDATNKLIDRLLASPHFGERWATHWLDLVRFAETHGFETNRERPHAWRYRDYVIRAFNEDMPYDQFIREQIAGDSFASPMGLGYLVAGPFDLVKSPDINLTLMQRQNELDDIINTTGTAFLGLTIGCARCHNHKFDPILQSDYYSMQAVFAGVQHGDMTLPMSNDQLARANELMEEITQLENELAAYAPKATGSRFVLIDDDPEVPGDLVERLNPIAGKGINLPGSAPGQASDAGDSKRSANVSGGKYSWWKHKPDEPVIAWKPRVKGTYRVWLSWGCGYDTHCQDARYVIDHDGNPSTREDWEVIAIVNQQQFASGEVQLKSEPMWSGFFHASISELDIDDRILLVGGSTGTALTADVLLLEEVGTETTSVPDKPVFREAVTATGNVENIQPHPAKYIRFTIEQTNTSSQPCLDELAVYSQGRNVALASEGAKPSASGTLDGYSIHKLVHINDGKHGNSHSWIADTSDKGWIQIELAKPFSIDRIEWARDREGKYADRLPTEYCIELSVDGQNWKKVAGSFDRLPFHAGEMKLETQYRFAGLPDSDANLAKALLGRLKTVKQELDTVTKPTMAYAGKYQQPGPTYRLYRGEPLQKREEVAPNVPEIFSDLKLPNDAPEAERRRKLAEWIASPDNPLTARVIVNRIWQFHFGTGLVDTPSDLGAAGVPPSHPDLLDWLARELVESGWSLKHVHRLVLQSATYQQASRPNPDGLTKDGGSRLLWRYPPHRLEAEPIRDSMLSVSGVLDVSQGGPGFSAFEVEAENVRHYHPKKSFGPEDWRRMVYMTKVRMEKDAVFGLLDCPDSATSVAKRSRSTTPLQALNLFNSKFVLQQAELFSKRLLGESDSADRQVVRAYQLCFGREPDEQEAVSAQSFIQQQGLEAFCRALLNSNEFLFIQ; this is encoded by the coding sequence ATGTCGCGAATCTGCCTTACCATTCTAGCTCTTGTGGTCTTACCGATGACCATTTCGGCGGATGACCTACCACCGCCGCTGGAAAGGCAGGTCAACTTCGAAGCGGACGTACTGCCCCTGCTCGAAGCGAAGTGCCACGATTGCCATGGTGAGTCCGCTCAAGAGGGAAAAATTCGCTTGGATCGCAAGGCCTCGCTGATTCGCGGTGGAGATTCCGGCGAGCCAGGTATCGTTGTCGGCAGCAGCGACAAGAGCCACTTGATTCAACTTGTCGCTGGATTGGAGAAGGGCCTGCGTATGCCGCCTGATGAGGCGGATGCGTTGACGGACGAGGAAGTCGGTGTGCTGCGAGCCTGGGTAGATCAAGGAGCCAAGTGGCCAGGTCCCCATGGCGAACTCGAGGCAGAAAAACGAACGACCGATCATTGGGCATTTCAGCCCGTTGGGCCGGTAGAGGTCCCCAGTATGGAAGGTGACTGGGGAAATAATCCCATCGATCAGTTTGTCTTGAAGCGTCTCAAAAAAGAGGGACTTTCAGCAACCGATCCCGCAGATCGAAGAACATTGATTCGCCGGCTATCGCTCGACCTGCTGGGATTACCACCATCGCGTGAGGAGGTCGATACCTACGTTCGCGATGACAGTTTTGATGCGACGAATAAGCTGATCGATCGACTTCTGGCCAGTCCACATTTCGGCGAGCGATGGGCTACTCACTGGCTCGACCTCGTGCGTTTCGCAGAGACGCACGGTTTCGAGACGAATCGTGAGCGTCCTCATGCTTGGCGCTATCGCGACTATGTCATACGTGCGTTCAACGAAGACATGCCGTACGACCAATTCATCCGCGAGCAGATTGCCGGGGATAGTTTCGCCAGCCCAATGGGTTTGGGATATCTAGTGGCCGGGCCATTCGATCTGGTCAAGAGCCCAGATATCAACCTGACATTGATGCAACGTCAGAACGAACTGGATGACATCATCAATACGACAGGGACAGCTTTCCTAGGGCTGACGATCGGATGCGCACGTTGTCATAACCATAAGTTTGACCCCATTCTGCAGTCCGACTATTACTCGATGCAGGCAGTCTTTGCAGGAGTTCAGCATGGGGATATGACTCTACCCATGTCCAACGATCAACTGGCACGCGCTAACGAGCTAATGGAGGAGATCACCCAACTGGAAAATGAACTCGCTGCCTATGCGCCGAAAGCAACCGGAAGTCGATTCGTCTTGATTGACGACGATCCTGAAGTCCCGGGCGATTTGGTCGAACGACTCAATCCTATCGCTGGAAAAGGGATCAACTTGCCGGGAAGTGCACCTGGACAGGCAAGCGATGCGGGGGACTCAAAGCGAAGTGCCAACGTGAGTGGAGGGAAGTACTCGTGGTGGAAACACAAACCGGATGAGCCAGTGATTGCTTGGAAGCCGAGGGTGAAGGGAACTTATCGCGTATGGTTGTCGTGGGGATGTGGCTATGACACGCATTGCCAGGACGCACGCTACGTGATCGATCATGATGGCAACCCAAGTACGCGGGAAGACTGGGAAGTGATTGCGATTGTCAATCAGCAACAGTTTGCCAGCGGTGAAGTTCAGCTCAAGAGCGAACCGATGTGGAGTGGTTTCTTTCACGCATCGATTTCCGAGCTAGATATCGATGATCGAATCCTTCTGGTAGGTGGATCTACAGGCACTGCCCTGACTGCGGATGTGCTTCTACTAGAGGAAGTCGGAACGGAAACAACATCGGTTCCTGACAAACCAGTCTTTCGTGAAGCAGTGACAGCGACGGGAAATGTAGAGAACATCCAGCCGCATCCGGCCAAGTACATTCGGTTTACGATCGAGCAGACGAACACTAGCTCGCAGCCTTGCCTGGATGAACTGGCTGTGTACTCGCAGGGACGCAATGTTGCCTTGGCCAGCGAAGGAGCGAAGCCGAGTGCTTCGGGAACCTTAGATGGGTACTCCATTCATAAACTTGTCCATATCAACGATGGAAAGCACGGGAATAGTCACAGCTGGATTGCCGACACGAGTGACAAGGGATGGATTCAGATCGAACTGGCAAAGCCATTCAGCATTGATCGGATTGAATGGGCAAGAGATCGCGAGGGAAAATATGCTGATCGCCTGCCGACCGAGTATTGCATTGAACTGTCGGTCGACGGGCAGAACTGGAAGAAGGTCGCTGGGAGCTTTGATCGCCTTCCATTTCATGCTGGTGAGATGAAGTTGGAAACGCAATATAGGTTCGCTGGATTACCAGATTCCGATGCCAATTTGGCGAAGGCGCTGTTAGGTCGGCTTAAAACGGTGAAGCAAGAACTGGACACTGTCACAAAGCCAACGATGGCTTACGCTGGAAAGTATCAACAACCAGGTCCCACGTATCGGCTTTATCGAGGCGAACCTCTCCAAAAGCGGGAGGAAGTAGCACCAAACGTACCCGAGATCTTTTCCGATCTCAAATTGCCAAACGATGCGCCAGAAGCCGAGCGGCGTCGGAAGCTGGCCGAGTGGATCGCTTCGCCTGACAACCCGTTAACGGCTCGGGTGATCGTTAATCGTATCTGGCAGTTCCATTTCGGGACGGGCCTCGTAGATACACCAAGCGATTTAGGAGCGGCCGGTGTGCCTCCTTCTCATCCTGATCTTCTCGATTGGCTAGCCAGGGAACTTGTTGAAAGTGGATGGTCGCTGAAGCATGTTCACCGTCTTGTCTTGCAATCGGCTACCTACCAACAAGCAAGTCGTCCCAACCCAGATGGATTGACTAAAGATGGCGGGTCGAGGCTTCTATGGCGGTATCCTCCGCATCGGTTAGAGGCCGAGCCCATCCGAGATTCGATGTTGTCTGTTTCTGGTGTATTGGACGTGAGCCAGGGTGGACCAGGTTTTAGTGCGTTTGAAGTGGAAGCAGAGAACGTGCGGCATTACCATCCCAAGAAGTCCTTTGGCCCGGAAGACTGGCGGAGGATGGTCTACATGACGAAGGTAAGGATGGAGAAGGATGCCGTGTTTGGTCTACTAGATTGTCCCGATTCCGCGACGTCAGTTGCTAAGCGGTCTCGTTCGACAACGCCACTTCAGGCTCTGAATCTGTTCAATAGCAAGTTCGTCTTGCAGCAGGCTGAGCTGTTCAGCAAGCGGCTGCTAGGCGAATCGGACTCGGCAGATCGTCAGGTCGTGCGGGCCTATCAACTGTGCTTTGGCCGCGAGCCAGATGAGCAGGAAGCGGTTTCTGCCCAAAGTTTCATACAACAGCAGGGACTGGAAGCATTCTGTCGTGCTTTGCTCAACAGCAATGAGTTTCTCTTTATTCAGTAG
- a CDS encoding DUF1501 domain-containing protein, whose protein sequence is MSAHNLASPQKDHAIAMTRRQLLGRAGIGLGSVALGSLLGGNSLAGSAGDSFSLPHFPPKVKRIIYLFQNGAPSHVDLFDYKPKLKELHGTQIPDEVVGGKRFSTMTGGQTARPCLAPITKFAQRGNSGTWIAEDFLPHTAEVVDQLCFIKSMHTTQVNHAPAITFFLTGAEMAGRPSMGAWLTYGLGSETQELPAFVVMTSRDKEASCGQIFYDFYWGSGFLPSKYQGVKFRGSGDPVLYLSNPTGISREMRRGLLDDLAQLNGLAAERTGDPEISTRVAQYEMAYKMQASVPELTDFSQEPQHILDMYGPDVQRKGSFAYNCLMARRLAERGTRFIQLMHAGWDQHRNLNTQLKIQCTDTDAPSSALVKDLQQRGLLDDTLIIWGGEFGRTPFLQGAISETKTWGRDHHPYVFSLWMAGGGIKPGFSYGESDDFGHNAVVDPVHVHDLQATILHLLGIDHERFTYRFQGRDFRLTDVHGNLIKPILS, encoded by the coding sequence ATGAGTGCCCATAACCTTGCCAGTCCTCAGAAAGACCATGCGATCGCAATGACGCGCCGCCAACTATTGGGCCGTGCCGGTATCGGACTAGGGAGCGTTGCGCTGGGTTCGTTATTGGGGGGCAATTCTTTGGCGGGCTCCGCGGGCGATTCCTTCTCATTGCCACACTTTCCGCCGAAGGTAAAGCGAATCATCTACCTATTTCAGAATGGAGCACCATCGCACGTCGACTTATTTGACTACAAGCCAAAACTTAAGGAATTGCACGGAACGCAGATTCCTGACGAAGTTGTGGGGGGGAAACGTTTCAGTACGATGACGGGTGGCCAGACGGCTCGTCCTTGCCTTGCTCCGATTACAAAGTTTGCCCAGCGAGGAAATAGCGGTACTTGGATTGCTGAAGACTTCCTGCCACATACGGCGGAAGTTGTCGATCAGCTGTGCTTCATCAAATCGATGCATACGACTCAGGTGAATCATGCTCCAGCGATTACGTTCTTCCTCACCGGTGCCGAAATGGCCGGACGTCCTAGCATGGGAGCCTGGTTGACTTATGGGTTAGGATCAGAGACTCAGGAGCTTCCGGCATTCGTAGTCATGACCAGCCGCGACAAGGAAGCCTCGTGCGGGCAGATCTTCTACGACTTCTATTGGGGTAGCGGATTTCTTCCCAGCAAGTATCAGGGAGTAAAATTCCGCGGTTCCGGCGATCCGGTACTGTACCTATCCAACCCAACAGGTATCAGCCGGGAAATGCGTCGAGGACTCTTGGATGATCTGGCTCAATTGAATGGACTGGCTGCGGAAAGAACTGGGGATCCAGAGATTTCCACGCGTGTCGCTCAGTATGAGATGGCCTACAAGATGCAGGCTTCCGTTCCTGAGCTAACCGACTTCTCCCAGGAACCGCAGCACATTCTCGATATGTATGGGCCAGATGTGCAGCGAAAGGGTTCGTTCGCCTACAACTGCCTGATGGCGCGAAGGCTTGCCGAACGTGGCACTCGTTTCATTCAGCTAATGCACGCAGGCTGGGATCAGCACCGCAACCTCAACACGCAGTTAAAGATTCAGTGTACCGATACGGATGCTCCCAGCTCGGCACTGGTGAAAGATCTTCAGCAGCGCGGATTATTAGACGATACGCTGATTATCTGGGGAGGAGAATTCGGACGGACGCCGTTTCTGCAAGGTGCGATCTCAGAAACAAAAACCTGGGGCCGTGACCATCACCCGTATGTCTTCTCGCTTTGGATGGCTGGCGGTGGTATCAAGCCTGGGTTTTCGTACGGTGAGTCAGATGACTTTGGCCACAACGCCGTCGTCGACCCAGTACATGTGCATGACTTGCAAGCGACGATACTGCATCTGCTGGGGATTGATCATGAACGGTTCACGTACCGTTTTCAGGGACGTGATTTCCGTTTGACCGATGTGCACGGAAATCTGATCAAGCCGATTCTTTCATAG